TGTATAGATCACATAGGATCAAATTGTATGCTGTGGTATTTTAACACTGCAAAACATGCAATCATGACTTACCTAATGTAGCCCCAGGTTTACAGACATGGTCACATGACCATTTACGGAATAAACGATGATCTGTGCGACCTGATGCATCCTGGAACTGCCTTGCATGTAAATGTCGGTGACAATAATTGGAACACGAGGTGGGTCCTCTTCGTTCTGGTTACCATCATCTATACGGTGACAAAAACAAGCgtcaatatattatttgataCAAATATCTCTTCATAttatacataaaatgaaacatGGAAATACATTTTGAGaattacacatacgtatgtatctacgtattgttaacatttatttactagtatatatatatatatatatatatatatatatNNNNNNNNNNNNNNNNNNNNNNNNNNNNNNNNNNNNNNNNNNNNNNNNNNNNNNNNNNNNNNNNNNNNNNNNNNNNNNNNNNNNNNNNNNNNNNNNNNNNNNNNNNNNNNNNNNNNNNNNNNNNNNNNNNNNNNNNNNNNNNNNNNNNNNNNNNNNNNNNNNNNNNNNNNNNNNNNNNNNNNNNNNNNNNNNNNNNNNNNNNNNNNNNNNNNNNNNNNNNNNNNNNNNNNNNNNNNNNNNNNNNNNNNNNNNNNNNNNNNNNNNNNNNNNNNNNNNNNNNNNNNNNNNNNNNNNNNNGGCAGGTGGGTGGGCAGGTGGGTGGGCAGGTGGGTggataggtaggtgggtaggtaagtgtgtaggtaggtaggtaggtgggtaggtaggtgggtaggtagactGGCACATATGTGAGAATCAGTCGTAACACGTTTTACTATTCAGTGAACACTAGAAACTACATTAATTCGAAACTTACCAAAATATGATGGTTCGTTAACCAGGTCAGCCCAAGGGTCGGTGTATGTGGATGATGAATCTGGAAATGCAAATAGacaaaagataataaaaacacACAGACTGTCTCAGAGAAACACAAAAGTATAAGAGATAAATAAACGCATAACACAATTTACACTGTCAACTAAAAATTCGTTAGGTCATAAATTATTAGTATTTACCTTCAAAGGAAGTCCGTTCATATTGGTCAAAGTCAGGGTGGGTAAAATCTGTAAGcaacacaaaaataattataagaaacATACATGTTTCTGGGGAAGAGTCCGATGTATTTTGAGGAGtatttttgttgctatatttatcAAATGTAGCCCCACCTAGGTGGTTATATCACACAtccaaatactcacacatacacgcacacacaatgcaaGCTTTCAGAGGCTTACCcacatgtgtgtgattgtagtgcatatatatacacaaatatatatacacacacatacaaaaatacatacatacaaacatacagacatgcataaatgcgtacatatattcctacatacctacttacatacatacatacacacatacatacgtacacacatacacacacatacatacacacatacatacatacatacatgcatacatacatatgtgtaaagaaGATATACAAGAATCTTTGTAACTTTTAAACTATTTTCAGCAAAACTCACCCTGTCTATGAGCTATAGCAGATTCATTGTGATTTCTAGGGAAATCTTCTGTTGGTGACATGGGGGAAAGGTCTGATAGCGATGATAACGATGAAGTAAAATCTGAGACATCTTCAAAAGTGTCTGCAAGTGTTGGTCGTCGTACGCAGGGTAATAATCTGGAGAAAAAGTTTCGAGCCCCTTTACGAAGTCGCGTAAGGAAGCCCGGCCGGTGTAGAACGTCAGACATTTGGTTATatctattaaaacaaacaaattattagcaaatatattaacGCAAATCTATGGATTGTAATAGTAACCTACAAGAAGTTAACTGTTAGCA
The sequence above is a segment of the Octopus bimaculoides isolate UCB-OBI-ISO-001 chromosome 13, ASM119413v2, whole genome shotgun sequence genome. Coding sequences within it:
- the LOC106880408 gene encoding uncharacterized protein LOC106880408, translating into MSDVLHRPGFLTRLRKGARNFFSRLLPCVRRPTLADTFEDVSDFTSSLSSLSDLSPMSPTEDFPRNHNESAIAHRQDFTHPDFDQYERTSFEDSSSTYTDPWADLVNEPSYFDDGNQNEEDPPRVPIIVTDIYMQGSSRMHQVAQIIVYSVNGHVTMSVNLGLH